One Pleuronectes platessa chromosome 20, fPlePla1.1, whole genome shotgun sequence DNA window includes the following coding sequences:
- the LOC128425673 gene encoding activin receptor type-2B isoform X2 codes for MEKTNQSGVERCEGDQDKRSHCYASWRNNSGSIEPVRKGCWLDDFNCYDRQECVATEESPQVFFCCCEGNSCNEKFTHLPDAIGPRESDLMSPPPPSAGVLNVMIYCFLPVTMLSVTLLTAVWMYRHRKPPLVTPPLSPQDPGLAPASPLLGLKPLQLLEVRARGRFGCVWKAQMMKEHVAVKVFPIQNKESWANERDVFTTPGMRHENILRFIGSENRGSHLEAELWLITEFHERGSLCDFLKGNVLSWSELCHVSESLACGLSFLHEDVPQQRGEGPKPAIAHRDLKSKNIMLRLDLSAVIGDFGLSVRFEPGKPPGETHCQVGTWRYMAPEVLEGAINFQRDAFLRIDMYAMGLVLWELVSRCKAADGPVDEYMLPFEEDVGQHPSLEDLQEVVVHKKMRPVFKDLWLKHSGLSQVCETVDECWDHDAEARLSASCVEERISQVRRLAATIAPLTSDLRALSTATPVPMVTNQMPKESSS; via the exons ATGGAGAAGACCAATCAGAGCGGAGTGGAGCGCTGCGAGGGCGACCAGGACAAGCGCTCGCACTGCTACGCCTCCTGGAGGAACAACTCGGGATCCATCGAGCCGGTGAGGAAGGGCTGCTGGCTGGACGACTTCAACTGCTACGACcg ACAGGAGTGTGTAGCCACGGAGGAGAGTCCACaggtcttcttctgctgctgtgaagGAAACTCCTGTAACGAGAAGTTCACTCACCTGCCGGACGCCATCGGACCACGTGAGTCTGACCTGATGTCAC CCCCGCCCCCCAGCGCTGGCGTGTTAAACGTGATGATTTACTGCTTCCTGCCTGTCACCATGTTGTCAGTCACTCTGCTCACTGCCGTCTGGATGTACAGACATCGCAAACCTCC ATTagtgaccccccccctctctcctcaggACCCAGGACTTGCTCCTGCTTCCCCCCTGCTGGGTCTCAAGCCTCTGCAGTTACTGGAGGTGAGGGCCAGGGGGCGCTTCGGCTGCGTGTGGAAGGCCCAGATGATGAAAGAACACGTGGCTGTCAAGGTCTTCCCCATCCAG aatAAGGAGTCGTGGGCGAACGAGAGAGACGTGTTCACGACACCAGGAATGAGACATGAAAACATCCTGAGGTTCATCGGCTCAGAGAATCGAGGGAGTCACCTGGAGGCGGAGCTGTGGCTCATCACGGAGTTCCacgagagg GGCTCGTTGTGCGACTTCCTGAAGGGAAACGTGCTCAGCTGGTCCGAGCTGTGTCACGTGTCCGAGTCCCTGGCGTGCGGCCTGTCCTTCCTCCACGAGGACGTCCCCcagcagagaggggagggaCCCAAACCAGCCATCGCTCACAG ggacTTGAAGAGTAAGAACATCATGTTGCGTCTGGACCTCAGCGCCGTCATCGGGGACTTCGGCCTCTCCGTCCGGTTCGAGCCGGGGAAACCTCCTGGAGAGACGCACTGCCAG gtggGCACGTGGCGGTACATGGCTCCAGAGGTTCTAGAAGGAGCCATCAACTTCCAGCGAGACGCCTTCCTGCGAATCGACATGTACGCAATGGGCCTGGTGCTGTGGGAGCTGGTGTCCCGCTGCAAGGCTGCTGAcg gtcctGTGGACGAGTACATGCTGCCGTTCGAGGAGGACGTTGGTCAACACCCGTCACTTGAGGACCTACAGGAAGTCGTTGTCCACAAGAAGATGAGACCAGTGTTCAAAGACCTCTGGCTCAAACACAGT GGCCTGTCTCAGGTCTGTGAGACGGTGGACGAGTGTTGGGACCATGATGCGGAGGCTCGTCTGTCGGCCAGCTGTGTGGAGGAGAGGATCTCTCAGGTCCGCCGCCTCGCCGCCACCATCGCtccgctgacctctgacctccgggcCCTCTCCACGGCCACGCCTGTTCCCATGGTAACCAACCAGATGCCCAAAGAGTCGAGTTCATGA
- the LOC128425673 gene encoding activin receptor type-2B isoform X1: protein MEKTNQSGVERCEGDQDKRSHCYASWRNNSGSIEPVRKGCWLDDFNCYDRQECVATEESPQVFFCCCEGNSCNEKFTHLPDAIGPRESDLMSLIKAPPPSAGVLNVMIYCFLPVTMLSVTLLTAVWMYRHRKPPLVTPPLSPQDPGLAPASPLLGLKPLQLLEVRARGRFGCVWKAQMMKEHVAVKVFPIQNKESWANERDVFTTPGMRHENILRFIGSENRGSHLEAELWLITEFHERGSLCDFLKGNVLSWSELCHVSESLACGLSFLHEDVPQQRGEGPKPAIAHRDLKSKNIMLRLDLSAVIGDFGLSVRFEPGKPPGETHCQVGTWRYMAPEVLEGAINFQRDAFLRIDMYAMGLVLWELVSRCKAADGPVDEYMLPFEEDVGQHPSLEDLQEVVVHKKMRPVFKDLWLKHSGLSQVCETVDECWDHDAEARLSASCVEERISQVRRLAATIAPLTSDLRALSTATPVPMVTNQMPKESSS, encoded by the exons ATGGAGAAGACCAATCAGAGCGGAGTGGAGCGCTGCGAGGGCGACCAGGACAAGCGCTCGCACTGCTACGCCTCCTGGAGGAACAACTCGGGATCCATCGAGCCGGTGAGGAAGGGCTGCTGGCTGGACGACTTCAACTGCTACGACcg ACAGGAGTGTGTAGCCACGGAGGAGAGTCCACaggtcttcttctgctgctgtgaagGAAACTCCTGTAACGAGAAGTTCACTCACCTGCCGGACGCCATCGGACCACGTGAGTCTGACCTGATGTCAC tgatcaAAGCCCCGCCCCCCAGCGCTGGCGTGTTAAACGTGATGATTTACTGCTTCCTGCCTGTCACCATGTTGTCAGTCACTCTGCTCACTGCCGTCTGGATGTACAGACATCGCAAACCTCC ATTagtgaccccccccctctctcctcaggACCCAGGACTTGCTCCTGCTTCCCCCCTGCTGGGTCTCAAGCCTCTGCAGTTACTGGAGGTGAGGGCCAGGGGGCGCTTCGGCTGCGTGTGGAAGGCCCAGATGATGAAAGAACACGTGGCTGTCAAGGTCTTCCCCATCCAG aatAAGGAGTCGTGGGCGAACGAGAGAGACGTGTTCACGACACCAGGAATGAGACATGAAAACATCCTGAGGTTCATCGGCTCAGAGAATCGAGGGAGTCACCTGGAGGCGGAGCTGTGGCTCATCACGGAGTTCCacgagagg GGCTCGTTGTGCGACTTCCTGAAGGGAAACGTGCTCAGCTGGTCCGAGCTGTGTCACGTGTCCGAGTCCCTGGCGTGCGGCCTGTCCTTCCTCCACGAGGACGTCCCCcagcagagaggggagggaCCCAAACCAGCCATCGCTCACAG ggacTTGAAGAGTAAGAACATCATGTTGCGTCTGGACCTCAGCGCCGTCATCGGGGACTTCGGCCTCTCCGTCCGGTTCGAGCCGGGGAAACCTCCTGGAGAGACGCACTGCCAG gtggGCACGTGGCGGTACATGGCTCCAGAGGTTCTAGAAGGAGCCATCAACTTCCAGCGAGACGCCTTCCTGCGAATCGACATGTACGCAATGGGCCTGGTGCTGTGGGAGCTGGTGTCCCGCTGCAAGGCTGCTGAcg gtcctGTGGACGAGTACATGCTGCCGTTCGAGGAGGACGTTGGTCAACACCCGTCACTTGAGGACCTACAGGAAGTCGTTGTCCACAAGAAGATGAGACCAGTGTTCAAAGACCTCTGGCTCAAACACAGT GGCCTGTCTCAGGTCTGTGAGACGGTGGACGAGTGTTGGGACCATGATGCGGAGGCTCGTCTGTCGGCCAGCTGTGTGGAGGAGAGGATCTCTCAGGTCCGCCGCCTCGCCGCCACCATCGCtccgctgacctctgacctccgggcCCTCTCCACGGCCACGCCTGTTCCCATGGTAACCAACCAGATGCCCAAAGAGTCGAGTTCATGA